Sequence from the Amycolatopsis sp. NBC_00345 genome:
CACCAGCTCGATCCCGTAGAAGAACCCCGCTCCCCGGACGTCACCCACGATCGGCAAGTCCAGCAGACGGTCCAAGGTCCCGCGGAACGCCGTTTCCTGCGCCAGCACATGCCCGTACAGGTCCTCGCGCTCCATCAGATCCAGGTTCGCGAGCGCGACGGCACACGAAACCGGATGGCCGCCATAGGTGGAGCCGTGCATGAACGTCGTGGAACCGTGGGTGAAGGGCTCCATCAAACGGTCGCTGGCCAGCACCGCGCCCAGCGGCGCGTAACCCGACGTCAGGCCCTTCGCCGTGGTGATGATGTCCGGCTGGTACCCGTACCGCTTCGCCGCGAAGTCGTGGCCGAGGCGGCCGAAGGCGCAGATCACCTCGTCGGAAACCAGGAGCACGTCGTGACGGTCGCAGATCTCGCGGACGCGCTCGAAATAGCCCGGCGGCGGCACAAAGCAGCCGCCCGTGTTCTGCACCGGCTCCAGGAAAACCGCCGCGACGGTGTCGGCGCCCTCGAACTCGATGGCCTGCTCGATCTGGTCCGCGGCCCACCGGCCGTACGCCTGGTAGTCGTCCGCGTGTTCGGGCGCGCGGTAGAAGTTCGTGTTCGGCACGCGCATCGTGCTCGGCACCAGCGGCTCGAAGTCCGCCTTCGCGCCCGGGATGCCGGTGATGGACAACGCGCCCTGCGAAGTGCCGTGATACGCCAGCGCGCGGCTGATCACCTTGTGCTTGGTGGGCTTGCCGACGAGCTTGAAGTACTGCTTCGCGAGCTTCCACGCCGTCTCGACGGACTCCCCGCCGCTCACGGTGAAGAACACGCGGTTCAGGTCGCCGGGCGAAGCGGCGGTCAGGCGTTCGGCCAGCTGGATCGCCGACGGGTGCGCGTGGCCCCACAGCGGGAAATACGCGAGTTGCTTCGTCTGCCGCGCGGCGGCCTCGGCCAGCTCCTCACGACCGTGCCCGACCTGAACGGCGAACAGGCCGGCCAGCCCGTCGAGGTAGCGCTTGCCGCGCGCGTCCCAGATGTACGCGCCTTCGCCGCGCACGATCACCGGTACCTCGGAGGACTCGAAGCTGGAGTGGCGCGTGAAGTGCAGCCAGAGGTTGTCGCGGGCGGCGCGGGCCAAGCCGGCCGCGTCGGCGGCGGAGACTTCGGCGGATTCGGCGGTGGTGCTCATGGCTCCCTCGAAACGGCCTCGGGGCTGCCGGCACGCGGGGCGCGCGCCGGCCTGACCCCTCGGTTATCGCACGAGCGAACCGCCTGTCGCAAGTGGATCGGTTGAAACAAGATATTCACACGACTGATTCAAGGTCATTCTGGGAGATCAACCTTCGGATTTAGTCGTCACCCTCAGCGCACACCCCACTGGTACGACTGTTTCCGCAGCTTGAGGTATACGAGCACCTCCGCGTTGCGCACGCCGGGCAGCGCGCGGATGCGGTTGGACGTCAGGTCGAGCAGCGCTTCGTCGTCGGCGCAGACCGCCTCGCACAGCACGTCGAAGCGGCCGGCGCAGAGCACCACGTAGTCGATCTCGTTCATCTCGGCGAGCGCGTCGGCGACCGGCTCGAGCGGACCGTCCACATTGATCGCCACCATCGCCTGCCGGAACAGCCCGACCTGCAAGGGATCCGACACCGCGACGATCTGGATGACCCCGGAGTCCGAGAGCCGCTGCACCCGCTGGCGGACTGCGGCCTCGGACAGCCCGACCGCCTTGCCGATCGTGGCGTACGCCCGCCGCCCGTCCTCCTGCAGCTGCGCGATGATCTGCTTGGAGATGTCGTCGATCACCGGCGGCGCCGGTCGGCTCGGGTTCGGTTCCTGGCTGCTCACCACGGGATCATCCCCTTCCCGGGCGAGCGCGGGCAAACCGGCGGCCACCGCGTCACCCGGCCCCGAATCGTCACTGAAAGCAACTGCGCTACCAGCGCCGACGACGGATTTAGTCGTCTTTGTGGCGTTGACAACACTGAATCAGTGCTGTTCCATCCGTCGAAAGATTTCGCCGCTGACGGAGGGACACCTCCCCATGCCCCCTAACCCGGCCCCCACCGAACCCAGTCTGTCCGGCGCCGCCGAAGCCACCGCGCCACCGGCCCGCCGCGGCCTCACCCGCTCGATCGGCGTCGGCGGGGGCACCCTGCTGACGCTCAGCTGCGTGACCCCCGCGTCCTCCCTGTTCGTCCTCGTGCCCCCGCTCTTCGCCCAGCTCGGCACCGGCACCGCGCTGGCCATCGCGCTCGCGGTCCTGCTGTGCGTCGGCATCGCCTTCTGCTACTCGGAACTCGGCACGCTCGTGCCGAGCGCCGGCGGCGAGTACGCCATGGTGACGACGGTGCTCAACCGGTTCGCCGGCTGGATCACCTTCGTGCTGTCGTTCATCGTGATCCTGGTGGTGCCGCCGATCATCGCGATCGGCGTGGCCGGCTACGTCAGCTCGATCGTGCAAGTCAGCCCGTCGGTGGCGGGCGCGGTCGTCATGCTCGCCTCCACCGTGATGGGCCTGCTGAACCTGCGCTCCAACGCCTGGCTCACCGGAGTCTTCCTGGCGATCGAGGTCGTCGCGATCGTCGTCGTCTCCGTGCTGGGCTTCGGCCACGTCAGCCGCTCGGCCGCAGTGCTGGTGAAGCCGAGCTTCGACGGCGTCAACGGCATCGGGCTGGTGGCGGTGATCGCCGGGCTCGCCGTGGCGCTGTTCGTGGTCCAGGGCTTCTCCACCGCCGTCTACCTCGCCGAGGAGATGCGCGAGCCGCACAAAACGGTGTCCCGCACGGTGTTCTGGACGCTCGGCATCAGCGCGCTGGTGATCCTCGTACCGGTCGTCGCGATCACGCTGGGCTTGCCCGACCTCGGCTCGCTCGGCGCGGTGGACATCACTGCGCTCGTGGTGGGCTGGAGCAATTCGACGTTCGGCACGATCATCAGCCTGTGCATCGCGGCGGCGATCGTGAACGCCGTGATCGTGATGGTCATCCAGAACTCGCGGGTGCTGTTCGCCTCCGGTCGCGACCAGGCCTGGCCTGAACCGGTCAACCGCGCGCTGAGCGTGGTGAGCGAACGGTTCGGCTCACCGTGGGTGGCGACGCTCGTGGTCGGCCTGTCCGAGGCGGTACTGTGCTTCGTCCCGGTGGAGACGCTCAGCGGGGTGACCGGAGTGGCCGTCGTCGCGCTGTACCTCGCGGTCGCGGCGACCGTGCTGGGCGCGCGCCGCGCGACGCACCGGAAGCCGCGGGTCTGGCGGATGCCCGGCTGGCCGGTGGTGCCGGTCGTCGTGGTGCTGGCGCTGGCGTACGTGCTCGTCGAGCAGAGCGCGCTCGACCTCGGCATCACGGCGGCAGTCCTCGTCGTGTCCGGCCTCTACTGGTTCGGCTACCTCCGCCGGCGCGCCGACCGCTGGCTCATCACCGTGCCGGGCATCTGAATCCCCAACAGGAAGGAATCCATGAACGACAAGCAGGTCTTCCGGAACTTCGTCGCGGGCGAGTACCGCGACGCGACGGACGGGCGCACACTCGACCTCATCGACCCGGTGACCGGGACGGTGTACGCGACCTCATCGCTGTCGAGCGAAGCGGACGTCGCCGCCGCCATCGAGGTCGCGGCCGAAGCGTTTGAGACCTGGCGCGACACCACACCAGCCGAGCGGCAGCTCGCGTTGCTGCGGATCGCCGACGCGATGGAGTCGCGGGCCGAGGAGTTCGTCGCGGTCGAGTCCGCGAACACCGGCAAACCGCTCGCCGTGACCCGCACGGAGGAGCTGCCCATGGGCGTCGACCACGTGCGGTTCTTCGCCGGCGCGGCGCGGGTGCTCGAAGGCCGCGCGGCCGGGGAGTACATGGAGGGGTTCACGTCGTTCATCCGCCGTGAGCCGGTGGGTGTCTGCGCTCAGGTGACGCCGTGGAATTACCCGCTGTTGATGGCGATCTGGAAGATCGCGCCCGCGTTGGCGGCGGGAAACACGATCGTGCTCAAACCGTCCGACACCACACCCGCGTCGACACTGCTGCTCGCCGAGGTGTGCGCGGAGTTCCTGCCGCCCGGCGTGTTCAACGTCGTCTGCGGCGACCGCGACACCGGGCGAGCGCTGGTGTCGCACCCGCGGCCGGACATGGTGGCGATCACCGGCTCGGTGCGCGCGGGCATGGAGGTGGCGGGCGCGGCGGCGGCCGACGTCAAGCGCGTGCACCTGGAGCTGGGCGGCAAGGCGCCGGTGGTGGTGTTCGCGGACGCCGACCTCGCCGTGGCCGCGGAGGCCATCGCGGCGGCGGGCTACTTCAACGCCGGCCAGGACTGCACGGCCGCGACCCGGGTGCTCGTCCACGCGGACGTGCACGACGAGTTCGTTGCGGCACTCGCCGCCCAGGCCGCCGCGACGAAAACCGGCCTGCCGGACGACCCCGGCTCGGCGTACGGACCGCTCAACAACGCGGGGCAGCTCGCCCGGGTGGCGGGTTTCATCAACCGGCTGCCGGAGCACGCCGTCGTCGCCCACGGCGGGGAGCAGCTCGGCGACCGCGGCTTCTTCTACGCCCCCACGGTGGTCGCCGGTCTCCGCCCGGATGACGAGATCGTCCGCGACGAGGTGTTCGGCCCCGTCATCACCGTGCAGCCGTTCACGACTGAGGACGAAGCCGTGCAGCTGGCCAACGCCACCGACTACGGTCTGGCGTCTTCGGTCTGGACCCGCGACCACGCCCGCGCGATGCGCCTGACCCGCCGGCTGGACTTCGGCTGCGTGTGGGTGAACGCGCACATCCCGATCGTCTCGGAGATGCCGCACGGCGGGTTCAAGAAGTCCGGCTACGGCAAGGACCTCGGGATGTACGGCTTCGAGGACTACACGCGGGTGAAGCACGTGATGACGGCGCTGGGCTGACTCACCAACCCGGCGCCAGGCCCAGCAGCTCGGCGGTCCGGTCCCACAGCGCGCGTTCACGCTCGGGATCGGCCCCGCTGGGCACCTTCACCCGGCCCCGCGTGAAGTAGGCACCGGCCGGCAGATCCGGCGCAGAAGCCAGGTGCAGCAACGGTTCCGCACCCTCGTCGGCCGTCTTGAGAACCCGGCGGCCGAGCGGCGAGCGGACGGCCGACGCCAAGAAGCCGCCTTCCCGGAAGAGGTCGGTGACCACCCCGCCAGGGTGGAAGCTGACGGCCGTCACCGGGGCGCGGCGAGCCAGCTCACGGGTGAAGAGGATGTTCGCCAGCTTCGAGGTGCCGTAGCGACGAAAGGAGTTGTAGCGGACTTCGGAGGCGTCGAGGTCGAGGCGGCCGAGCCCATGCGCGTTACTGGCGGTGGAAATCACCCGGGCGCCGGTGAGCGAGCCGGCCAGCAGGCGGGTGAGCAAGTAGGGAGCGAGATAGTTGACCTGGATGGTCAGCTCGTGCCCGTCGACGGTGACGGCGCGCTCGCCGAACTGGCCCCCGGCGTTGTTGGCAAGCACGTCGATGGCCGGGTAACGCTCGCCGAGGGTGGCGGCGAGCGCGCGAACGTCGTCGAGCTTCGCGAAGTCCGCCGTGAACGGCTCACCGCCGGCCTCCCGCGCGACGGCCGCCGTCTTCTCCGGCGAACGGCCCACGACGGCGACCTCGGCGCCCAGCTCGGCGAACCGCCGGGCGGCCGCCGCGCCGATTCCCGCGCTGGCCCCGGTGATGACAACGGTCGGCATGGTTCAGTCCTCCAGACGGCAGGCGGGCCGGGTGGCCCGGCCCCGCGATCAGCGCGGTGCGCTGGTCAGCCTGCCACCTATCGTGACTTCCCTGAAGGTGACTTTGGCCCGGCCCAGGGCACGCCGGACCGGCCGGCCATCGACGTGACGGGTCGACCATCTGGCCGTCCACGCGGACGGCGGCGCCCGCACTGTCCTCGAGGCCGCGACACACCTTGCCGCCGAAACCCAGATGACGGACGCGGCTCGCGACGGCCGTCTCGGCGAGGTCGTCGAGATTCGTGATCACGCCGTCGATCGGTGTTATTTCGTTGGCACTAAAGACTTCCTGCATACTTGGACGGCGCCGCGAGTCTATCCGATCGAGTGATGCATCGAACGTATGTTCTAGGTACCGTGAGGATATGGATACCACAGAGCAGGTGCTGGAGTGGCGGCTTTCCGACGAAGAGCTGACCGCTGAACTTATTACTGCGGAGCGGGAGTCGTGTCGTGCGCATGCGCGGATGTTGGCGGTGGTGGGCGAGATAGAGCGACGCGGTCTGGCGGCAGACAAGGGTTTCCGCAGCACTCAGGCGATGCTGGTGCGGTCGCTGCGGGTCTCGTGGAAGGAAGCGCGGGCGCGCGTCGGGCAGGCGACGGCGGTGATGCCGATGGCTCGGGGCGCACTGGCCGCCGGTGAGATCAACTCCGAGCATGCGGGCGAGATCGCGCATGTCCTCGCACAGACCCCGGATTCGGTGCCACCGGAGGAATCGGCGGGAAATGAGGCCGTATTGGTGGTGCTGGCCCGCCAGACGCGACCGTCGGCTGTGCGAAGAGCCGGGAAGGGGATACAGGACCGCCGGGTGGATTCCTCCCGCGTGGCTGAATCCGGAACGAAGACCGATCCGCAGCACCGTCCACGACCGACCCCGCACCCGCGACACCCGACGGCGCGGCCCACTACGGGGAACCTTCAGACGGCATTCGGTCCACATCAGACACATCGGTCCTCGAAGCCGCCAGAGTGGCGGGCCGGGGCAAGGCGGGTAACGGCTCGGCTGCGCACTCCGCTCAAGAGATACGTCCTAGGCGGCGGCCGGCATCGGCGTGCCGAGCGAGGCGGTGACGCGCATGACGAACTCGGCGTTGGACCTGGTGCCGCGCACCTGGTCGAGGAACTGCTCGGCGGCGCGCTTGGCGTCCTGTCCGGACAGCGCCCGGCGCACCTCGCCCATCACCGTCAGCTCGGGGCCGGAGACGAGCAGCTCGTCGCGGCGGGTGCCGGAGGCGAAGATGTCGACGGCGGGGAACACGCGCTGGTCGGCGAGGACACGGTCGAGCCGCACCTCGGAGTTGCCGGTGCTCTTCAACTCCTCGAAGAACACAGTGTCGGCCAGCGAGCCGGTGCCGACGAGCGCGGTCGCGACGACGGTGAGCGAGCCGCCGCCCTCGATGTTCCGCGCGGCGCCGAGGATGCGCTTCATCGGCTGCAGCGCGCCGGCGTCGACACCTCCGGAGAGGATGCGGCCGGACGGGCGGCTCGCCAGGTTGTAGGCGCGGCCGAGGCGGGTCAGCGAGTCGAGCAGGAGCACGACGTCACGGCCGCTCTCCACCAGCCGCTTCGCCCGCTCGACGGCCAGCTCGGCGACGGTGACGTGCTCGGCCGGCGGCCGGTCGAACGTGGACGCGACCACCTCGCCGCGCACGGAGCGCTGCATGTCGGTGACCTCCTCCGGCCGTTCGTCGGCGAGCAGCACCATCAGGTGCGCCTCGGGGTGGTTGGTGGCGACGGCCTGCGCGATCGCCTGCAGCACCGAGGTCTTCCCGGTCCGCGGCGGCGCGACGATCAGCGCGCGCTGCCCCTTCCCGATCGGCGCGACGAGGTCGAGCACGCGGGTGGTCAGCTGGTGGCGGCTGGTTTCGAGGACGAGCCGCTCGTCCGGGTGCACCGGGGTGAGATTCGCGAACTCGGGCCTCGACCCGCCGGGCTTCTCCCCGTTGACCGAGGTGATGGTGTCACCGTCGCCGACGATCTCGTCGCCGCGGCGCAGGCCGTACTTGCGCACGAGTCCGAAGGGGACGGTGGTGCCGCCCGGGCCGTAGCCGAGGGTGGCCTTGTTGGCGTGGATATCAAGAATTCCGTGGTATGACATGGTTTTCTCCCAATGAGAAAGGAACGATCGACGCGTGGCGCGGATCGTGTGATGGTGAACGAAGAAGGCTCTGGAAGAACCGGACTTCGGAGAAACTCCTCCGGGCGGCGGGTGGGCCGACATCCATGAGGATCGTGGCTGAGTGTAGCGCACTCGGGGCGACAGCCACAACACCCTTGTTTGGGCTAGACTCGCGGACGAGCGAAAGGGGGCTGCCGGATGGACACATTGCTGGACCTCGCCTTCCCGGCACTGATGAGCCCCGCGGGCCTGGTGGCCTTCGCCTCCGTGGTGGCGGCCGGACTGCTGGTCGTCCTCGTGGTGGGCTACGCGAACCGGGGCGAGCTGTCCTTGTGGGCCATCCCGGTGCGAAGCCGCTTCACGGCCCTGAACCAGCGCGCCCGCCGCGCGGCCTTCCTGCGGCTGCGCGATCCCTCCGCGCCCGGCCGGTGCAGGCCGCGGGCACCCGGACTGCCCAGCTCGGCTGCGTAGTTCCGCGGAAGCAGCTCTTTTCCTTACCCGCCAACACTTGACCGGACCTGTCACGGCGTCGTAGCGTGCGGTATCTCTGCCACGCCGAAGCCTGGCATGTCCCGCCACGACGTTGTAGCGCGGCGGTATATCCGCTACGCCAACGCCTGGCAAGTCCTGTCACGACGTTGCAGCGTGCGGTTTTGCCCCCACGTCGATGCCTGACAACCCTGTCACGGTGGTCGCGACGCGCGGATTTTCCTTCCACGCCAACGCTTGACGACCCCGTGACTGCGGTCGTGGGCGAGTGGCGTGACACGCCCTCCGCGGGTTTCCTTGCAACGCAGCCGATTCCGCCTGCCCGAAATCCTTCTCACTCAAGCGGAGTCCGACCCATGCCCGGTTTTCTCGACGTGCCCGTCGCGGGTGCGTACCACCTCGTCCACTGGCTTGTCTCACTCACCACCCCCGTCGCCGGGTCGTTCGCGGTGGTGCTGGCGATCGTGGGGTTCACGGTCGCCGTGCGGCTCGCGTTGCACCCGTTCGCCAGGGCGGCGGTGCGGGGCGAGCGCGCCCGGACCGCGTTGATGCCCGAGATCCGCAAGCTGCAGGAGAAACACCGCGGGAACCGCGAAAAGCTCGCGGCCGAGATGACCAAACTGCAGCAGGAGTCCGGCACGTCCATGTTCGTCGGGTGCCTGCCGATGGTGGCGCAGCTGCCGTTCTTCTGGGTGATGTACCACCTGTTCAGCACCGCGGTCATCGCCGGCACACCCAACGCGCTGCTCACGGCCGCACTGTTCGGCGTCCCCTTCGGGGCGCACGGGCTGGCGGCGGCACCGGTGGTCTTCGTGGTGGCCGGCGCGCTCGTCGTGGTCGCCTGGCTGTCCATCCGCTGGCAGGACCGCCAACGCGATCTCACCGCCCCTGGCGCCAAGCTTCTGCGCCTCCTGCCCTATGGAACAGTCCTGGTCACCCTTTTTGTTCCCGT
This genomic interval carries:
- a CDS encoding YidC/Oxa1 family membrane protein insertase; this encodes MPGFLDVPVAGAYHLVHWLVSLTTPVAGSFAVVLAIVGFTVAVRLALHPFARAAVRGERARTALMPEIRKLQEKHRGNREKLAAEMTKLQQESGTSMFVGCLPMVAQLPFFWVMYHLFSTAVIAGTPNALLTAALFGVPFGAHGLAAAPVVFVVAGALVVVAWLSIRWQDRQRDLTAPGAKLLRLLPYGTVLVTLFVPVAASLYVLTTTTWTVAERALLRRRADSPVG
- a CDS encoding APC family permease encodes the protein MPPNPAPTEPSLSGAAEATAPPARRGLTRSIGVGGGTLLTLSCVTPASSLFVLVPPLFAQLGTGTALAIALAVLLCVGIAFCYSELGTLVPSAGGEYAMVTTVLNRFAGWITFVLSFIVILVVPPIIAIGVAGYVSSIVQVSPSVAGAVVMLASTVMGLLNLRSNAWLTGVFLAIEVVAIVVVSVLGFGHVSRSAAVLVKPSFDGVNGIGLVAVIAGLAVALFVVQGFSTAVYLAEEMREPHKTVSRTVFWTLGISALVILVPVVAITLGLPDLGSLGAVDITALVVGWSNSTFGTIISLCIAAAIVNAVIVMVIQNSRVLFASGRDQAWPEPVNRALSVVSERFGSPWVATLVVGLSEAVLCFVPVETLSGVTGVAVVALYLAVAATVLGARRATHRKPRVWRMPGWPVVPVVVVLALAYVLVEQSALDLGITAAVLVVSGLYWFGYLRRRADRWLITVPGI
- a CDS encoding aspartate aminotransferase family protein, with the protein product MSTTAESAEVSAADAAGLARAARDNLWLHFTRHSSFESSEVPVIVRGEGAYIWDARGKRYLDGLAGLFAVQVGHGREELAEAAARQTKQLAYFPLWGHAHPSAIQLAERLTAASPGDLNRVFFTVSGGESVETAWKLAKQYFKLVGKPTKHKVISRALAYHGTSQGALSITGIPGAKADFEPLVPSTMRVPNTNFYRAPEHADDYQAYGRWAADQIEQAIEFEGADTVAAVFLEPVQNTGGCFVPPPGYFERVREICDRHDVLLVSDEVICAFGRLGHDFAAKRYGYQPDIITTAKGLTSGYAPLGAVLASDRLMEPFTHGSTTFMHGSTYGGHPVSCAVALANLDLMEREDLYGHVLAQETAFRGTLDRLLDLPIVGDVRGAGFFYGIELVKDKVTKETFTADESERVLRGYLSDALFEAGLYCRADDRAEPVVQLSPPLICGQREFDEMEQILRETLTGAWKLL
- the rho gene encoding transcription termination factor Rho — its product is MSYHGILDIHANKATLGYGPGGTTVPFGLVRKYGLRRGDEIVGDGDTITSVNGEKPGGSRPEFANLTPVHPDERLVLETSRHQLTTRVLDLVAPIGKGQRALIVAPPRTGKTSVLQAIAQAVATNHPEAHLMVLLADERPEEVTDMQRSVRGEVVASTFDRPPAEHVTVAELAVERAKRLVESGRDVVLLLDSLTRLGRAYNLASRPSGRILSGGVDAGALQPMKRILGAARNIEGGGSLTVVATALVGTGSLADTVFFEELKSTGNSEVRLDRVLADQRVFPAVDIFASGTRRDELLVSGPELTVMGEVRRALSGQDAKRAAEQFLDQVRGTRSNAEFVMRVTASLGTPMPAAA
- a CDS encoding Lrp/AsnC family transcriptional regulator; this translates as MSSQEPNPSRPAPPVIDDISKQIIAQLQEDGRRAYATIGKAVGLSEAAVRQRVQRLSDSGVIQIVAVSDPLQVGLFRQAMVAINVDGPLEPVADALAEMNEIDYVVLCAGRFDVLCEAVCADDEALLDLTSNRIRALPGVRNAEVLVYLKLRKQSYQWGVR
- a CDS encoding gamma-aminobutyraldehyde dehydrogenase, with product MNDKQVFRNFVAGEYRDATDGRTLDLIDPVTGTVYATSSLSSEADVAAAIEVAAEAFETWRDTTPAERQLALLRIADAMESRAEEFVAVESANTGKPLAVTRTEELPMGVDHVRFFAGAARVLEGRAAGEYMEGFTSFIRREPVGVCAQVTPWNYPLLMAIWKIAPALAAGNTIVLKPSDTTPASTLLLAEVCAEFLPPGVFNVVCGDRDTGRALVSHPRPDMVAITGSVRAGMEVAGAAAADVKRVHLELGGKAPVVVFADADLAVAAEAIAAAGYFNAGQDCTAATRVLVHADVHDEFVAALAAQAAATKTGLPDDPGSAYGPLNNAGQLARVAGFINRLPEHAVVAHGGEQLGDRGFFYAPTVVAGLRPDDEIVRDEVFGPVITVQPFTTEDEAVQLANATDYGLASSVWTRDHARAMRLTRRLDFGCVWVNAHIPIVSEMPHGGFKKSGYGKDLGMYGFEDYTRVKHVMTALG
- a CDS encoding SDR family NAD(P)-dependent oxidoreductase, which translates into the protein MPTVVITGASAGIGAAAARRFAELGAEVAVVGRSPEKTAAVAREAGGEPFTADFAKLDDVRALAATLGERYPAIDVLANNAGGQFGERAVTVDGHELTIQVNYLAPYLLTRLLAGSLTGARVISTASNAHGLGRLDLDASEVRYNSFRRYGTSKLANILFTRELARRAPVTAVSFHPGGVVTDLFREGGFLASAVRSPLGRRVLKTADEGAEPLLHLASAPDLPAGAYFTRGRVKVPSGADPERERALWDRTAELLGLAPGW
- a CDS encoding DUF6412 domain-containing protein; translated protein: MDTLLDLAFPALMSPAGLVAFASVVAAGLLVVLVVGYANRGELSLWAIPVRSRFTALNQRARRAAFLRLRDPSAPGRCRPRAPGLPSSAA